One window of Flavobacterium ammonificans genomic DNA carries:
- a CDS encoding type II toxin-antitoxin system RelE/ParE family toxin: protein MKPQFEILFLEDAFEFLKQLERKHYEKVLYNIRRAQNETNSDLFKKLSNDIWEFRTLYQGLQYRLLAFWDKTATTETVVIATHGFIKKQSKVPDKEIQKAIQLKLYYFEEQKVVNKKK, encoded by the coding sequence ATGAAGCCCCAATTTGAAATCCTTTTTTTAGAAGACGCATTTGAATTTTTGAAGCAATTGGAACGAAAGCATTACGAAAAAGTGCTGTACAATATTCGTCGTGCACAAAATGAAACCAATTCTGATTTATTTAAGAAATTATCTAATGATATTTGGGAGTTTAGAACTTTGTATCAAGGATTACAGTATCGACTACTTGCTTTTTGGGATAAAACAGCAACAACAGAAACAGTAGTAATTGCGACACATGGGTTCATAAAAAAACAAAGTAAAGTCCCAGACAAAGAAATCCAGAAGGCCATTCAATTGAAGCTTTATTATTTTGAAGAACAAAAAGTAGTAAATAAGAAAAAATGA
- a CDS encoding endonuclease domain-containing protein, which produces MTKRKIIPYNPKLTQLAKKLRNESTETEIYLWLKLKGKQMYGYDFHRQKPIDNYILDFFCYDLMLGIEVDGYSHEILEVHNKDIVKEKRMNELGITILRFSDFEVLRDMENVIRAIEFYILEFEKTNTSLEE; this is translated from the coding sequence ATGACAAAACGAAAAATCATCCCCTACAACCCAAAGCTAACTCAATTAGCTAAAAAACTCCGAAACGAATCAACTGAAACAGAAATCTACCTTTGGTTGAAACTAAAAGGAAAACAAATGTACGGTTATGACTTTCACAGACAAAAACCTATTGACAATTACATTTTAGATTTTTTCTGTTACGATTTAATGTTAGGTATTGAAGTAGATGGTTATTCACACGAAATTCTAGAAGTGCATAACAAAGACATAGTCAAAGAAAAAAGAATGAACGAATTAGGAATAACTATTTTACGTTTCAGTGACTTTGAAGTTTTGAGGGATATGGAAAATGTAATTCGTGCTATTGAATTCTATATTTTAGAATTTGAGAAGACGAATACATCTTTAGAAGAGTGA
- a CDS encoding UDP-glucose 6-dehydrogenase, translating to MKITKICCIGAGYVGGPTMAVITQKCPHIQVTVVDLNAERIAAWNDENVDNIPIYEPGLSAVVAEARGRNLFFSTDVEKAIDEAQLIFISVNTPTKTYGKGKGMAADLKYIELCARQIAQVAKDNKIVVEKSTLPVRTAEAIKNILDHTGNGVQFQILSNPEFLAEGTAVQDLLHPDRILIGGDTTLEGQNAIQALVDVYANWVPTDKILTTNVWSSELSKLTANAFLAQRISSINALSELCEKTGADVNEVARAIGMDSRIGSKFLKSSVGFGGSCFQKDILNLVYIAKSYGLNEVADYWEQVIIMNDHQKRRFSAKIVQTLYNTVASKKIAFLGWAFKKDTNDTRESAAIYVADDLINEQAQIAVYDPKVSPTKVIADLDYLETRSHDANVAQIQSFSNAYEACQGAHAIAVLTEWDEFTTYDWQKIYDGMQKPAFVFDGRNLLNRNELETIGFVYQGIGA from the coding sequence ATGAAGATTACAAAAATTTGTTGCATTGGAGCGGGATATGTAGGCGGACCTACTATGGCAGTAATTACTCAAAAATGCCCACACATTCAAGTGACGGTTGTCGATTTAAATGCAGAGCGTATTGCCGCTTGGAATGACGAAAATGTCGATAATATTCCGATTTATGAACCGGGTTTGAGCGCTGTTGTAGCAGAAGCCAGAGGTAGAAACCTCTTTTTTTCTACCGATGTGGAAAAAGCGATTGATGAAGCGCAATTGATTTTTATTTCGGTGAATACGCCAACCAAAACTTACGGAAAAGGAAAAGGAATGGCGGCCGATTTAAAGTACATCGAATTGTGTGCGCGTCAAATTGCTCAAGTGGCCAAAGACAACAAAATTGTGGTGGAGAAATCTACTTTGCCGGTGCGTACTGCCGAGGCGATTAAAAATATATTAGACCATACCGGAAACGGAGTGCAATTTCAAATTTTGTCCAATCCAGAGTTTTTAGCGGAAGGGACAGCGGTTCAAGACTTATTACATCCAGATCGTATTTTAATTGGAGGTGATACTACTCTCGAGGGACAAAATGCGATTCAGGCCTTAGTAGATGTCTATGCTAATTGGGTGCCAACAGATAAAATCTTGACGACTAATGTTTGGTCTTCCGAATTGTCAAAATTGACAGCTAATGCTTTTTTAGCGCAGCGTATTTCATCGATTAATGCGCTATCCGAATTGTGTGAAAAAACCGGAGCTGATGTCAATGAAGTAGCTCGTGCTATTGGAATGGATAGCCGTATTGGTTCTAAATTTTTGAAATCTTCTGTTGGTTTTGGAGGTTCTTGTTTTCAAAAAGACATATTGAATTTGGTCTACATCGCTAAGTCCTATGGATTAAACGAAGTGGCGGATTATTGGGAGCAAGTGATTATCATGAACGACCATCAAAAAAGACGTTTTTCGGCTAAAATTGTTCAAACCTTATACAATACGGTGGCATCCAAAAAGATTGCATTTTTGGGTTGGGCGTTTAAAAAAGATACGAATGATACTCGCGAATCAGCTGCAATCTATGTAGCTGATGATTTGATCAATGAACAAGCTCAAATTGCGGTTTATGATCCCAAAGTTTCGCCTACTAAGGTGATTGCCGATTTGGATTATCTAGAAACACGTTCGCATGATGCGAATGTGGCTCAAATACAATCTTTCTCTAATGCGTATGAGGCCTGTCAAGGAGCACATGCCATTGCAGTCTTGACCGAATGGGATGAATTTACTACTTACGATTGGCAAAAAATATACGATGGTATGCAAAAACCGGCCTTTGTATTCGATGGTCGTAATTTGTTAAATCGTAATGAGTTGGAAACCATTGGCTTTGTATACCAAGGTATTGGAGCTTAA
- a CDS encoding UpxY family transcription antiterminator, translated as MNWYVLYTKPKWEKKVAEQLQAIGIDCYCPLVVKERQWSDRKKKVEMPLFNSYVFVHLDEKDRSLVFQSPGAVRYLFWLQKPAIVREDEITTIKKWLNAPDVAEIEVSTYQVGDTIEVDSGPFVNHKAVVQKVTNSHYILVLESMGCVLKMKHK; from the coding sequence ATGAACTGGTACGTACTCTATACTAAACCCAAATGGGAAAAGAAAGTGGCAGAGCAATTGCAAGCGATCGGAATTGATTGCTATTGTCCTTTAGTGGTCAAAGAACGTCAATGGTCTGATCGTAAGAAAAAGGTCGAAATGCCTTTGTTCAATTCCTATGTTTTTGTGCACCTTGATGAGAAAGACCGTTCTTTGGTGTTTCAATCACCGGGTGCTGTGCGCTATTTGTTTTGGTTACAAAAACCTGCTATTGTGCGCGAAGACGAAATTACCACCATCAAAAAATGGTTGAATGCTCCAGATGTTGCCGAAATTGAAGTGAGCACTTATCAAGTGGGAGATACTATTGAAGTCGATTCAGGTCCTTTTGTGAACCACAAAGCCGTAGTACAAAAAGTAACCAACTCCCATTACATTCTCGTATTGGAATCCATGGGATGCGTGCTGAAGATGAAGCATAAGTAA
- a CDS encoding adenylyltransferase/cytidyltransferase family protein, whose protein sequence is MSAKHRVGITFSAFDLLHAGHITMLEEAKRQCDYLICGLQTDPTIDRPEKNRPVQSVVERYIQLKGCKFVDEIVPYATEQDLEDILRAFKIDVRIIGDEYQHKNFTGRTYCEEKGIELCFNIREHRFSSSSLRQEVADKQVKK, encoded by the coding sequence ATGAGTGCTAAACATAGAGTTGGAATTACTTTCAGTGCCTTTGATTTGCTACATGCGGGGCACATCACCATGTTAGAAGAAGCTAAAAGACAATGTGATTATTTGATCTGTGGCTTGCAAACGGACCCTACCATTGATCGCCCAGAAAAAAACCGCCCAGTGCAATCTGTGGTGGAGCGCTATATTCAATTAAAAGGCTGCAAGTTTGTAGATGAAATTGTACCCTATGCTACCGAGCAGGATTTAGAAGATATTTTACGTGCTTTCAAGATTGATGTGCGCATCATTGGAGACGAATACCAACATAAAAATTTCACCGGTCGCACCTATTGCGAAGAAAAAGGCATCGAATTGTGTTTTAACATTCGCGAACACCGTTTTTCAAGCAGCAGTTTGCGTCAGGAAGTAGCGGATAAACAGGTTAAGAAGTAG
- a CDS encoding SLBB domain-containing protein, which translates to MKKLLFIAFLFAAVLQSTESSAQDLLKAQDLSTLKVDYLSDADVAKIRTQLETNKVTIEQAEQAALAKGMPANEFAKLKARLGMKSTNAKPKLKKPSYSFDNDTLSEDEYARKQEKIINKKVKDSLNALVFGSELFDNPTLNFEPNLKLATPVNYVLGPGDELQISVYGIQEFSDAVPVSLEGKVNIQYVGQIAVSGMTIEAATVKIKNAIARVYSTVRSGQSQVGISLSRIRTIKVTLIGSKQPGNYSVSSLATVYNALFLGGGPAKNGSYRNIELIRNNKVYRTIDLYRFLVNGNQSDNIGLKDNDVIRIPAYNQRVTLEGEVKRPGIFEMKSGESFQDLLTFASGFNEFAFTASVNVLQKTDKEFKVKDVKATEYKLYKPRSGDVFTVTKILNRFENRIKIEGAVFRPNTYSFYEGMRIADLVAKADGLKEDAYTARATIVRLKSDFTKEAVAVNLGKALAGDVQANILLKKEDIITVFSILDFKEEFKVTIDGEIKKPGEYDYNPALTLNDLLVQAGGLIGSASKRVEVARMIKSEEIDQTSSARAELFNIEITPGNNEQAENFVLAPFDVVNIRRMAVYEKPEMVTITGAVHYPGKYVLANKKEKLYSVIQRAGGLTPLANNKGMKIKRPIKAKQIEELENVNFDVDKNVVDETLAKKDTVKNSALKKLKEELKYATIPVDWNKIERNPNNRTNITLMPGDEIEVVEYSESVKVTGSVLLTSEIPYNNGRSLNYYLNSVGGTDAKAWKRKAYVIYPNGQAAVTGSFLFFKSYPKVTAGSQIVVPEKPLTKKMSTGEWVSIGSVITSLSLLILNAFK; encoded by the coding sequence ATGAAAAAATTACTCTTTATCGCTTTTTTATTTGCTGCTGTATTGCAAAGTACAGAATCTTCAGCTCAAGATTTATTGAAAGCACAAGATTTAAGTACTTTGAAAGTGGATTATTTATCTGATGCGGATGTGGCTAAAATCCGTACACAATTAGAAACCAACAAGGTCACTATTGAACAAGCAGAACAAGCGGCTTTGGCAAAAGGAATGCCCGCCAATGAGTTTGCCAAGTTAAAAGCACGTTTGGGAATGAAAAGTACCAATGCTAAACCCAAACTTAAAAAACCATCCTATTCTTTTGATAACGACACCCTTTCTGAAGACGAATACGCTAGAAAACAAGAAAAGATTATCAATAAAAAAGTAAAGGATAGTTTGAACGCCCTGGTTTTTGGATCGGAATTGTTTGATAATCCGACTTTGAATTTTGAGCCGAATTTAAAATTGGCTACTCCCGTGAATTACGTTCTTGGCCCAGGCGATGAATTGCAAATTAGCGTGTATGGCATTCAAGAATTTAGTGATGCTGTCCCCGTTTCTCTAGAAGGAAAAGTCAACATTCAGTATGTAGGACAAATTGCGGTTTCAGGAATGACTATTGAAGCAGCTACTGTAAAAATTAAAAATGCAATCGCGCGCGTCTACAGTACGGTGCGTTCCGGACAATCGCAAGTAGGAATCAGTTTGAGTCGCATTCGCACCATAAAAGTGACTTTAATTGGTAGTAAACAACCGGGTAATTATTCGGTTTCCTCTTTAGCAACAGTGTATAATGCCTTATTTTTAGGAGGCGGTCCAGCCAAAAACGGCAGTTACCGTAACATCGAGTTGATTCGCAACAACAAAGTATACCGCACCATCGATCTATATCGTTTTTTGGTGAATGGAAACCAATCGGATAATATTGGATTGAAAGACAATGATGTCATTCGTATTCCAGCCTACAACCAAAGAGTTACTTTAGAAGGGGAAGTGAAACGACCTGGAATTTTTGAAATGAAGTCAGGCGAGAGTTTTCAAGACTTGTTGACTTTTGCTTCCGGATTCAATGAATTTGCTTTCACGGCTTCGGTGAATGTACTGCAAAAAACGGATAAAGAATTCAAAGTAAAAGACGTCAAAGCGACCGAATATAAATTGTACAAACCTCGTTCAGGGGATGTATTTACGGTAACTAAAATCCTAAACCGATTCGAGAATCGTATCAAAATTGAAGGTGCAGTGTTCAGACCTAATACCTATTCGTTTTACGAAGGCATGCGAATTGCTGATTTAGTGGCTAAAGCTGATGGTTTGAAAGAAGACGCTTATACAGCTCGTGCTACTATTGTCCGTTTGAAATCGGATTTTACTAAAGAAGCGGTGGCTGTGAATTTGGGCAAAGCGTTAGCGGGTGATGTACAAGCTAATATTCTCTTGAAAAAAGAAGATATTATAACTGTTTTTTCTATTTTGGATTTCAAAGAAGAGTTCAAAGTGACTATTGATGGCGAAATTAAAAAACCAGGAGAATACGACTACAATCCTGCCTTGACTTTAAATGATTTATTGGTGCAAGCAGGAGGATTAATTGGTTCAGCTTCCAAAAGAGTGGAAGTAGCCCGTATGATCAAGTCAGAAGAGATTGATCAAACCAGTTCGGCTCGTGCCGAATTGTTTAATATCGAAATTACTCCTGGCAATAACGAGCAAGCCGAGAACTTTGTTTTGGCTCCTTTTGATGTGGTGAACATTCGTAGAATGGCCGTGTACGAGAAACCAGAAATGGTTACGATAACCGGAGCGGTGCATTATCCTGGAAAATACGTACTGGCTAACAAAAAAGAAAAATTGTATTCTGTAATTCAGCGCGCCGGTGGTTTAACTCCTTTGGCGAACAATAAAGGAATGAAAATCAAGCGTCCTATCAAAGCGAAGCAAATTGAAGAATTAGAAAATGTCAATTTTGATGTTGATAAAAATGTAGTGGACGAAACTTTAGCTAAAAAAGACACGGTGAAAAATTCTGCACTTAAAAAACTAAAAGAAGAGCTAAAATACGCTACTATTCCAGTAGATTGGAACAAAATTGAACGTAATCCAAACAACCGTACGAATATTACTTTAATGCCCGGCGATGAGATTGAAGTAGTGGAGTATAGCGAAAGTGTAAAAGTAACCGGAAGCGTATTGTTGACTTCTGAAATCCCATATAACAATGGTAGAAGTTTGAATTATTATTTGAATTCTGTAGGTGGAACCGATGCTAAAGCTTGGAAAAGAAAGGCGTATGTGATTTATCCCAACGGACAAGCGGCTGTAACGGGTTCGTTCTTGTTTTTCAAATCCTATCCAAAAGTAACCGCTGGTTCTCAAATCGTAGTTCCTGAAAAACCATTGACTAAGAAAATGTCAACTGGCGAATGGGTAAGTATTGGTAGTGTGATTACGAGTTTGTCGTTGTTAATTTTAAATGCGTTTAAATAA
- a CDS encoding helix-turn-helix domain-containing protein: protein MKTYTLDQVQDELIGKIGTLSRDIFEYELQMDLIGKAIKQTRKERNLTQEQLGKLIGVQKAQISRIENNASNVTMDTLLRVFTALKATVKLQIELPNLNISVG from the coding sequence ATGAAAACATATACCTTAGATCAAGTACAAGATGAACTTATCGGTAAGATAGGTACTCTATCGCGTGACATTTTTGAGTATGAACTTCAGATGGACTTAATTGGCAAGGCAATCAAGCAAACTCGAAAAGAAAGAAATTTAACCCAAGAACAACTTGGAAAGTTAATTGGAGTTCAGAAAGCTCAGATATCTAGGATTGAAAATAATGCTAGTAATGTTACCATGGATACCTTATTGCGCGTTTTTACAGCATTAAAGGCAACTGTTAAATTGCAGATTGAATTGCCTAATTTAAATATTAGCGTAGGCTAG
- a CDS encoding nucleotide sugar dehydrogenase produces the protein MTDNQQLTTKMTYSLQPFIDKEKCISVTGLGYVGLPLALELAKQFKVIGFDINQERIALMQQGIDPSKELESTAFEGCDITFTSNVADLQQAHFHIIGVPTDIDSNKVPNLNPLLGASKSVASALKKGDVVVYESTVYPGCTEDDCLPILESVSRLQGGKDFKYGYSPERIVPGDKVRTLTNILKIVSGNDAEALELIAGVYGSIIKAGLHRAESIKVAEAAKVIENTQRDINISLMNELAIIFDKMGIDTQAVLAAAGTKWNFHQYQPGLVGGHCISVDPFYLMHKAKMIGIEPQVIAAGRRVNDFIPSFIAKRIVQSLIEQDKNPGKSRVLVMGITFKEEVSDIRNSKVVDLIKELEDYSITVDVVDPFGSPAELAHEYNIQLKAAPEGKYDSIVLAVGHQAYRNMQPKDFEALSNGPVYLFDIKGVLNKSDYQNYWRL, from the coding sequence ATGACAGACAACCAACAACTGACAACAAAGATGACCTACAGTCTCCAACCTTTTATTGACAAAGAAAAATGCATTTCCGTAACCGGATTAGGTTATGTGGGCTTGCCTTTGGCCTTAGAGTTAGCGAAGCAGTTTAAGGTCATTGGATTTGATATCAATCAAGAGCGTATTGCCTTGATGCAACAAGGGATTGATCCTTCTAAGGAATTGGAGAGTACTGCTTTTGAAGGTTGCGATATCACATTTACATCGAATGTTGCCGATTTACAACAGGCGCATTTTCATATCATCGGCGTACCTACGGATATTGATTCTAATAAAGTACCGAATTTGAATCCGCTTTTAGGAGCTTCTAAAAGTGTGGCTTCGGCCTTGAAAAAAGGGGATGTGGTGGTTTATGAATCGACGGTGTATCCAGGATGTACAGAAGACGATTGTTTGCCTATTTTAGAATCAGTTTCTAGATTGCAAGGCGGAAAAGATTTTAAATACGGTTATAGTCCAGAACGCATTGTTCCTGGCGATAAGGTGAGAACTTTAACCAACATACTTAAAATAGTATCGGGTAATGATGCTGAAGCCTTAGAATTGATTGCTGGCGTTTACGGCAGTATCATCAAAGCAGGTTTGCATCGCGCCGAATCCATCAAAGTGGCCGAAGCAGCCAAGGTGATTGAAAATACGCAACGCGATATTAATATTTCGTTAATGAACGAATTGGCGATTATTTTTGATAAAATGGGCATTGATACCCAGGCGGTGCTTGCTGCGGCAGGAACCAAGTGGAATTTTCATCAATACCAACCCGGTTTGGTAGGTGGACACTGCATTAGTGTAGATCCGTTTTATTTGATGCACAAAGCCAAAATGATCGGCATTGAGCCACAAGTGATTGCGGCAGGCCGACGAGTGAATGATTTCATTCCGTCGTTTATAGCCAAACGCATTGTACAATCCTTGATTGAACAAGATAAAAATCCAGGAAAATCGCGAGTCTTGGTGATGGGCATCACCTTCAAAGAAGAGGTGTCGGACATTCGCAACTCAAAAGTAGTGGATTTAATCAAAGAATTAGAAGACTATTCAATTACCGTTGATGTGGTTGACCCTTTTGGCAGTCCAGCCGAATTGGCACACGAATACAACATTCAATTAAAAGCAGCTCCCGAAGGCAAATACGACAGTATTGTCTTAGCCGTAGGGCATCAAGCCTATCGCAACATGCAACCCAAAGATTTCGAAGCCTTGTCCAACGGACCGGTCTATCTTTTTGATATCAAGGGCGTGTTGAACAAAAGCGATTATCAAAATTATTGGAGATTGTAG
- a CDS encoding mannose-1-phosphate guanylyltransferase — MSQSIIHVILTGGVGSRLWPLSRKSQPKQYLELFDGKSLFEMTVARNSHLVDQVMVVGNVDNCHLSRRVLDKTQTPYIDIVEATPRNTAAAIAFAAFAAQPEDILIVTPSDHIIDDTEAYESAITDAIAKAKENSIVTFGIVPTKPETGYGYIQYRGDTVLAFREKPNKATAIDFISRGNFLWNSGMFCFKAGVLLNELKAFEPEVYAKAQQAWEANLEGKLDYDLSMAIPSISIDYAVMERSKKIKVVASQFAWSDLGSFESVYDYLLAQGHPVDTFGNMIIGTDVFSTFIGMRNTIFVSTPDANLILQKEQSQDVKYIYNELERQGSDLLN; from the coding sequence ATGAGTCAATCCATTATACATGTTATTCTTACTGGGGGAGTAGGTAGCCGATTGTGGCCGCTCTCTCGTAAAAGCCAACCCAAACAATATTTGGAATTGTTTGATGGTAAGTCTTTGTTTGAAATGACTGTGGCTCGCAATAGTCATTTGGTGGACCAAGTGATGGTGGTGGGAAATGTCGATAATTGTCATTTGAGTCGCAGAGTCTTGGATAAAACTCAAACTCCCTACATTGATATTGTTGAGGCTACGCCCAGAAATACCGCTGCAGCAATCGCTTTTGCTGCCTTTGCCGCTCAGCCTGAAGACATTTTAATTGTAACCCCTTCTGATCATATTATTGACGATACCGAAGCTTACGAGAGCGCCATTACAGATGCTATTGCCAAAGCAAAAGAAAATTCAATCGTTACTTTTGGTATTGTGCCGACCAAGCCCGAAACAGGATATGGGTACATTCAATATCGTGGCGATACCGTACTTGCCTTTCGAGAAAAACCCAATAAAGCTACCGCCATTGATTTTATCTCCAGAGGCAATTTTTTATGGAATAGTGGGATGTTTTGTTTTAAAGCAGGGGTGTTATTGAACGAATTGAAAGCTTTTGAACCGGAAGTCTATGCCAAAGCACAACAAGCTTGGGAAGCGAATCTAGAAGGAAAATTGGATTACGATTTGTCAATGGCCATTCCGTCTATCAGTATTGATTATGCGGTGATGGAACGTTCTAAAAAAATAAAAGTAGTGGCTTCGCAATTTGCTTGGTCGGACTTGGGTTCATTCGAATCGGTTTATGATTATTTGCTAGCTCAAGGTCATCCGGTTGATACGTTCGGCAATATGATCATTGGAACGGATGTTTTTTCCACCTTTATTGGAATGCGTAACACCATTTTTGTGAGTACTCCTGATGCCAATTTGATTTTGCAAAAAGAACAATCACAGGATGTGAAATACATCTACAATGAGTTGGAACGACAGGGCTCGGACTTATTGAATTAA